The Vespula vulgaris chromosome 14, iyVesVulg1.1, whole genome shotgun sequence DNA segment CATCAATTCAAAATTTATGGCAACTCGTAAACGCGAATGTGCGTATATTCCGTTTCCGAtgaaagttttaatttctttttatcacggatatatatatatatatggcgaAGACACTATTTTGAAGTCAAATAATATCAAACTTTTCGATTCTCCATGGCAAGAGAAATCCTCGAAAAGTTAAGCCATTTGCTTTGGTgcaaaagtttttaaaaatgGTGGCTACTCAACTAGATAAATattcaagaaaatattcatcgcGATTTCGTTGTGTACATTAATCGctcgtattttaaataatttcatattctataataattaattaaaagcgaTTATGGACGATACTATTCGCGATAAGgattttcattataaactCAAAATTGTTTCTGACTCGTTCGAACGTCCAAACGCTAACGAAATGTCCGCAAATTTGTCACGATCATTATCCtgattaaataatgaatatcaaACAACCTCAATAACGTTCGAATCATTCGATGATTATAGATATTCTCGGATGACCtagatttcttatttttataattactactatttatcttacttttcttttattttatattatacatttttatatattttatatctcattttatattgttttttatatatatattctattttattaatattggaaatatctttctcattatatattatttacttcaTTCGAACAAATATtctatgatattttttcacaTCACGACCTCCATGTCACACAGAGTACTTTTTCTAAAACTATCGGACGgacgaataagaaagaagtttATCTTCGTACATTTACCCTCTAACTTTTTATATCCTACTCGAAAAAGTCACACGTGTGACAAGAGTAACGTGAAATATCGTTTTTGGACGTactatacgcatacatacgtcTCGATCTAATTCCATATTGaggtatatgtgtatacatacatacatacatacacacatatatatatatatacaagcatatgtgtatatatatgtatatcgactACGTTGAAGGAATATAGCCAGCCCTATGATGCTATTTTCAAGGGACACTTTATCGAGGTTACGTAGAAACACGTAACCAAGCAAAGACCCGTGTCAAGTATACCAATGTTTGAGGAAGTTGTCCGTCGTTCGATGGGCGGAGTGCAATAGCTAGTAACCTACGAAATTGCCAAACAggttctttgaaaaatttaccCTAAAAAAGTGACCGGTTAActgaaattatcaaaatatttcgaaaagatattatatcgttttatccagagtataataacattattttgtttcacataagaaaataattccttttttatttatttatttattgattcacCTCTGTTTTCCctcgagagatagagatacaccACTCTTTTAGGTTTTCgactttacttttttaaaatagaacGAAGTTAGTTCGTGACGGACACGTTGTTTGCCGATTAAATGACATTTCGATGTTCTACAAAAGTAAATGGAAAGAAGTTTTGCAATCTGTGTCAAGAGTTGATTTTTTTACACATGTTtacgttgttattattattagagacATCGTATCATTTATTTTGCTCTACCTTAGTCGAGTATATGCTGTTCCAAGATAAATGGTGTTTTTTgttcaatgaaaaattatcagTAAGACAGTAATGCGTTCAAGAGATAACAgtttaattctttaatttgataaaaagacataaagaaattaaaaacaaaagaaaatgttttaagCAAAGTGATAAATGTTAGGACACCTTGTAGAACGACTCGATGGTATAATGTTCCATTCCATGAACTTTCaaacgaaatatcgattaCTTAAGGGACATAGTACCTTGCACGTtcgcatttaattttaaagttaCTTGttcactattttttcttttttttttttaatattcctttctttctctatttactGTCACAATCAATCTTATTCAATCGAAATCTTTCTTAAAAATCTGTAACTAGATTCGTCAGTTGTTTCTATTCGAAAGGACTATCAAATTTTCAATCGACAATGTAAatcaaagagagaaggattgtTTGCATGCGAAATAGTAGTTACAAAGCGAAGCTTTGCGTGAAAATACGAACAGCCTTGTAACGATCTTGGTAAAAGGATCTTTCATGGAAGccatgataatttaataataaagttaacGTCGACATGCGAACAGTCTTGCAGATTTGTTTTCGAAAAGTTTCTTATTACCCGCATCCTGTTTGATTCTGTACCTTCCAATGTTGCCTACGATGCAATTTAGGCGCCTGCATTAAAGacttttgtatatacatacgtgtacgaGAATTCGCCTATTGTAAGGGGCgtaatcattttcaaatttatgatTTGATTGTTAAGTATTTTGGTGCCTGTACCTAGAATTTCCTTACggacatatatgtatgaaggTTGCCTATAATTAGGGAGCGTAATATATccaaattttataattgaatGAGTAAAGATTACACTCATTCTGATCTCTATATTGATTCTTATATAATCaaagtaaatgaaattaaataaatgactAGTTCgagaaaaatcttaaaaaattctatatatatatatatatatatacaagtagtGCTACGTTTGAATAGGAATATTGCTTCTGAATAATACCGATATACAGAGAAATTCAATTTACGTTCGACCACAAAAGCGAATTCGATCAGATTCGGTTCGGTTGTAGAGCACGCGTATCAATTAAGTTTTGATTCGAATGGGATAGTTCGACGTTGTTTCTCAATTCTACgtactatctctttctatctttttctatatatatatatatatatatatatatatatatatatatatatatacctgccATGGATTATGTTTCTCAATGCATTGATATCTGATATCGACGAATATCTGATTTCTACGATTTATACATTTCGTTTGatgcaataaatattaatgtatttgtTCTAATCTTCCAATTAAATTCCTCAGATTAATCTCTTACATTCGCCATCTAAAACAAACTAAATCTatcaattttctatcgaatttattattacagttCGAcggagataaaagataaattaaataattgttatagaaaaaaaacaaagatcgAAAATGATGACTACAgacgaaaaatataagagattataattattctattcttttttctatttctttttttttcttttttttttcatgaactctattataaagagaaataatagttAACCTAATAAAGTTAAcctaaaagtaaatatattcgatataatggaggaaaaattttgatcgtaataataataatttttttaatggaatttatattacgtcctaacgagagaaaatgagatagagagatagagagaaagggaaaaaggaagaggagaaaagaatgaaaaaaaaaaagaaagtagaaaaaaagaaggtagaAAATTCGGTAGAACGATTTTACATTAACAagggaaatgaaataatattcaacTATCCTTTTTGTTCCGTAAACGTTAGTAGtaagaatggaaaaagagagaaaaaaagggaatcgTAAAGAAGTGAGGACCGTGATAATCTTatcaacattttcattttcgtgaTGACGCGAGACGGTAAAAATTGTGAAAGGAAGCAAGAAAGGATAAAGCGTTTTGTCATTCCGAGCGTTGTAGAATgtaaaggaggaggaaagttTAGGATTTTCCAACGAGGGATATCGTTCGTATAACGAAGCGTGTTCGCAATCAACGTTGCTGCGGCACGTTATCAAAGCAAATTAGAAGATCCTAACGGagtttgtctttgtctttgaGAGATGCATGATTTATGATCTTCTCTCGTTGAATACTTGCAAGACCTACGTTAACGATAACGTTAACGTCCGCTATAGAAGATCTTATCAATCACAATACAAACGATAATTATCAGGAcgtcctttcattttttctttctcctttttttttcttttgttttcgttcaaaatgaatattttatgaaaaatttcgaaagcCAAAAACCAATCGACATCTACTTACTAGTACGAATATATTGAACGTTAAGTCACTTTGAACGAAGGATTAATTTACTTGTAAATTTCATGAACACTCTCGGAAATTGCGTAGTTCGATAATTTCGGTTACGTAGCTTAATCTCTTTTAGAAGCAGAATCAACTCTGGTATTCATTTAGAGTTCTGTAAgtatgcatatatctatatatatatacatatatgattgtGTGCGTGTGGTTCCGAACTTCAAGTAATTTTCTACGTAATATAGAATACGAGAGAAGTTTTGTGGTACATTAAAGGgaattatttatctatgtgtatatactttAAATTGCGAAGGAAGTATTATGTTAAAAgaggatatttttcttttataatttagatCCAATCTTTCCAGAATTTTCATTTGGTTGCTCCGTTTCTATcaattcaattattaaatttttttttttcgttatttacgCGATTGATCGGGTGAGAACCACTGACTTTTACAAAtcagaaaacaaataaaaattgagaattaacgatcgatcgcGAGGTGGATAAAATCGACGCTGATAGAAATTAATCGACGAAAACGTACGAGTGACccacatttttatattcgcaCCGCATTGTGTCGtgatataaatcaaaaaaaataattaaagaatacatatatataataaagaaaaaaaaatatatgaaatgaaTTTACGAGAACGGATCCCAGCGTTTCGTTCTCGCCACTTTAAAAAGATTCGTGCATCTAGCAATTCATCTTCGTAGCACGCTTCGTGCGTGcacttttaaaaatacatactaACATcgacaaaatgaaagaagaaaagagctTGCAAGCTTGAATACAACGCTACCTgcctatttttcatttcgtacgTGTTTCTTTTTACACTCTGTGGTAGATTCTAAAAGACCCGCTTCGAgtaacttttaaattatgtgTTGGACCAAAAATTGTTTGTCTTTTATGTCAAAGCTATGTACTTTTAAGTAAGATTTGTTCGAATAATCAATCTtgacttattaatattttagacGGCGTTCGATCGActatttaaacgaaatatacgTGTCTAAGTAAAATTTatcgtaaattataatatcaaatttaagatcaacataaatcgatatatttttactagGAACTTgatattcttgaaaatttgtGGAAAGTATGACGTTTcatcaaaaaaaggaaaaaaaaaagaaaaagaagacacaaggattttcaaatctttgaaataattatatcaacaaTAATACAACAATATTGtggtataaaaattattagaaataaacgtAATAGATTCATCAACGTGTCTTCcacaacaattttatttatttagctatttttttttttttttaatttaatctctctcttagaaaaaaagaggtttattaattaagaaaaatgtttcaagAAAATCTACCTCAAGACGCAGAATAATAGTAAAGATCATTCCTGTAGGAAAAGAAACATGGACGGACATCGATcctaattacattaatttggAAAAGAGAGTATAAATCTCGTGAGGTTTTTCCGAGACAgagaactttttatttatgagacaaagaatgaaaaaagaaagaatcagtGAAGGAGTAAAAGAGCTCGAGAAAAGCTTATTGGGATTTTATGCAGGCAGCATTTTCGGCATCGTTAGAAATCTTGTCGAACGGCTTCTATGCTCGGCGATGCAAAAAAGGAACTCGAAACGGATGGTTCATGAATATTTCAGTGCTCTCTTCGCTCTTTCTGGAGAGAACGAGGTCGATATCAGCAACGAGGTCCTTCGAACTCGTCCTTCAAAAAATATCTCCAAATGGTCTAAatgcatacgtgtatatatgcatatatgtatatgtatatgtatgtatgtgtatatatatatatatatatatatatatatatatatatatatgtaggatCGATCATTTGACATCAACTCTACGTTATGGGAAATTTTTGTATCATTGTATATGTGTGCCCCTGACGATAGGCAACCTTCACACAAGTATGCAAAGAAGGACATCATTAATACAGGCATCCGAACGTTTTGCTAtgcgaataatatatttcgaatcTCTCTTAAAGTACATGGATCTCATCGAATTGACATTATGCAAATCATCGAGAAGATGTTTGCACTGATGGAACTATTTTGTTCGATATCCTATTACGACATCTCGTTTTTTCATCATACATTTTCCAACATTCTCAGGAAAGGAATCTCGTGTTATCCATTATCAGATAGATAGAGGTGAGAGAAGGAATATCACGAACGTCTCTTCTAACATCTATTGGAAGCATCGAGAAGCCTTATCGATCACGTTCTAGTCCTTGACAAATGATTTCGCTTGGAGAAGAAATTTCAGAGAGCAACAATTTCCTTTGTTAAAAGAGAATATGAGATAGACGACGATGAGGATGATAATCGAAGTGATTTCCTTGTTTTAACTAGACCACAAAGTAtcctttttaaaaaagaaaaaaaaaaagcattttcATACACTTCGCGTCAACAAAGATGAATATTTGTGATCGactataaaaatgaataaaattaaaacaaatcgTAAATTTATAACACATTTTCTCTTACGTTCTAGTTATGTTACAATTAATGCCATTATCATAAACATAAGCTAACGTAAGCTCACAATGTTGAAAgtgatttatatttagatatatgcatgtatacatacgaGTACGATTTAGGTCACGTTCATAATCATCGGCTGATTTTatctaatgataatatttcgtGAAGCAGAAAGGCCTAAAATATATACTTCTAAAAAAATTGGATCAAAATGAAGAACTGtcggaaattaaaaaaagaaaagaaaaagaaagaaagaaaaaaaaaagaaaaaaaagaagaaagaaacaaacaaaagaaaatatgttccCAGGAGAAATGATCTCCTTCGAACAGAATTATTGAATAGTgacataaattttaatgagCTTCCATTAGCTAATTTACAAGGGAAAACCTCATTGCTCGTTATTGGTCTCTCTCGATGGGATCGATCCTcgtgtgtacgtacatatatatatatatatatatatatatatatatatatatatatatatatatatatatatatatatacacacacacacatacacacacatatatgtatgggTATGTGTGGTGAGTACTTCCGATCACGTTCGAAATGGACGAAAAGGTCGATAGTGAGATTTGCTGCTTCGTTCGTGAATGAAATATCGTGTCTACCGtccaataagaaaaagaaatagagttaaaaagaacgagaatagtaaaaaaagaaaaaagtaaggtCGAATGTATTAACGTCGATTTAAGAGCAAAAGCACTTAGAAAATGAAGGGCGTTGCAGTGGGCAAAAAGTCGAGATGCTTGGTTTATCCATTTCGAAGCACGCTAAGGATGATGATAACCAAGGGAAACAAGACGACGAGCTTTAAAACTATCGAGTCTGATAAATAGAACATGTACAGTCTGtcaaaaaagtattaatatatatatattcctttttttttaaatataactcATATAACGaaacgtgaaaataattttaatgtaaataacaataataagttTAATCAAAACTCGcttcgcatttttttttttttttgctaagacagtagaaaagaaaagaagtacattttattttcctttcaattattaacaaattactTTAACAGttacaaatttaaaattccTCGTTACGTTCGTACATTGAGAAATGATTaagttttttcaaaaatatttttttgatatcaCTGTACGCATACGTATGACTCCAgagactttctttttcttgatattcCCTATCTGACGAGCAACACGCTTCGATTCACACGAGGCTGATACTTTCCGAGCTTTTTCAAACGCATTTTCCcgagatacatatatgcatgtatgtacgtacccattattatatttgttggCTCGAGCATCGAAGGTATTTCCATGGTAACagcttttcattttcttttcatcttctctttctaaccCATTGAAATTATCATTGAAATCGTAATtacgttaataaaaagaaaaaaaaatatacgatcgtACGCGTTAATTTATTCAACTCGATACGATTCacattcctcttctcttcaattattcaaatgaaaattggATCAATGACTCACAATTCTTTATAGTGGCTCGTTTTCGCAGCATCCTAGATACGATCCATTTCGTAGATACGTTCCTTTTAAGAATGCCCCTTATATATAGAGTGTCCTATAAATCTCAATCTATTGGAAttgaattgatttatatatgtgtatatatatatatatatatatatatatatatatatatatatatattatttttttcttttccctcgatttttatttgtattatatataatagtaaaacagtatcaaaatttgaatatttctaatttacaaaaattctatattaaaaaaaaattagtaatcATTTGTGATACGTTTATACGAACACTTGGAACAAATTTTGAAATCGAATGTGAACTTTTTTCCGACGGTTTGAAAATTATAGAACACCCTGTATGTGAAAATGAATGATTCACAATAAACGAAGAATAACTGCTCTAACTCCGTGAGGATATATATCGTTCTATGATTGCATAGAAAAAGACTTTTATCGACCGATcgaaagagacagacggaGAGCGAGTTCGTATACGAGATTCCCCTgcaatttctattttctcagTGCCGAGGGCGTGGAATATATTGAGCGTCTTCGTTGAATTAACGAGGCGATAAAGATCTTGTTCATTATAAATCAAACTTCGTGATAACGtcagtatataatatacctatatttattatactgtGCATATAGAAaggatattaagaaaattaataattataaattgtaataataacaaataataataataataataataataataataataataatagtaatagtaataacagtagtaacaataacaataataattaataataataataatgaaaatataaaaaataattcatcaaatataataaagtaatttgATAAACAGAAACAACTTAATTTgagatattgtaatatataaacttttaatagttaaaaaatttatatttatatacatataccaatTAAAttggatatattaaaaatatatagaatctaattttttaactttttatataacttaatttaaaatattaagtgcgataaattttgaaattctcGTACTCCTGACGATAGGCAACCTTTGTACACGCGTGTATGTCGTATCATATATACCTGTAATATCTGCTTGATATTTCaacttaaaatattaaataacaataataataataataataataataataataataataataataataataataataataacaaacgtGCCGTTAAAAAATGTGCTGTggaacagataaataaattaataaaattattaataaaaaaatgtatcctATATAATACTActtacctttttttctattttggaAGCAGCATTTTCAACGATTTCTCCCGCCGACTTGACGAGAGCTGAAGCGGCTTGTTCCTTTCTCGACATGTGGCCACGGAAAGATGCTTGTATCTTTGTTGCTGCGTCGCAGagttctaataaatattaaaaaaaaacaaaaattgaaaaaccagaaaaaagagagtaaacaaaaatgaagttcaacaaaaatttattcgtttatactacatttctgttttatatattaaatgtgtcaacatttctttttattttattataatgattcATCGATACGTATAGatttaatttctaaataaataaataattaaaaagatctaAAAGAAATTGCGGTTAGCTATCTTTTAATGGTGGAATTGGCTCGAGTTTAGAAATAGGAATCGAGCGTCCTTTCTTAGTTCGATTCTCGTGATTCGAATCTTCAATAGCTATACCTCTACGTGTCGACGATGCGCTGAATTCTCTCCTTCGATTCCGAATGTGTTGAGGAAAAGCACGCTTTGAGAATTCTTGATCGTATGATTTAGAATCGTGATATTAAAGCGACCCTTTGGGTTTATCGATATACGTTTTTAAAAGTCGTAGAAAGAAtttcttgataataaataagcaaTCCTTGACCTCACgttcttcaattttattttaaatacattttttttttttttaagaaatgttttattaattaaaaatgttttatcataTGATCGCATAATCATGCCGTATCAAAATAAACTATGTGAAATAATATACAAGATCGGTCACAGATGTTCTTAAGTGTGACCAAAAGTTTgtaagtgattttaaaaatcaattactctttttcgaggTATTTCAGGttaatttgttttcctttttttcggaTTGCTAAACTACAAGGGTTAGCTAAAGtttacgaaaaagaataattgatttttaaaaccaCTTACAAACTTTTTACTCGctctgtatatacgtatatacatacatacatatacatatatacatagacacactttttttatcttctagagaaaaaatactaaaacATGGAAAAGTTCTTATGCGgtaaacaaagagagagagaaaaaaaaggaaaaagaaaacgagttaACAGTTTAAATAGTTAATACAattggaaaaataatattaaaatcaattgaagatttattgatatttttattaaaatatttaccttTATCGTCGGCACGGAATTCCTGTTGCAATTCTTCCTTGGTCGGCTCGGATTCTGATTTGTTGGTCCCCGTTTGTTGTTTCGAGGTATCAGTCTCTTTCATACTCTTTCTCGCGTGATGTCCGCGAAATGCTGCTTGTATCCTTGTTGCAGCTTCAACCTTATGTTGATCCGAaacgtcttcttctttctcttctactttttcactatcctcctcctttttatcTTCGGACTTATCTCCCTTCGAAGTTTCCTCcgcttttgtttctttcgaacTGTTTTCAGTGTCGTTTACTTTTGGAATAtctagtaaaataaatattatatcagttaaaataaatattatattagacttcttctttctatctctatctctatctctctcgtatatatatatatatatatatatatatatatatgtattatataaaaaaaaattatataagattctatttttcataatgATCCAACATactatttatctttaattatattaactttGAACTTCATTACCAACAATATTGTAAcatctaaattaataaaacacaaGTTCAATAAGATTCTTATGTAAGAAGTAATAATAGGGAAACAACAATTccttatcattattgttatcatcatTTGATATTTGATAGTTGTTTCGTTAATTTCTTAGATAATTATTAGACAAActtaaataagtaattaatcaTAGACATGGCtgatacacaaacacatataacTTTAGATTGtatcaatttataattattttattaaaagaaaaaaaaaatagaaaaaagagaaaaaagtagaaagtacaattaaatttttttaatatacacagGCAATTATATTTCTTGCTGAAACTAGAGTGAAGTTTTCATTAAGGGAACATGTTAAACATTTTGTCATAAACGCGAACTTCATCAACAGGGAAATCTGTACGCAGTGGTCGTTAATTACTCGTCTTAACGagctatgaaagaaaaaagaaaaatcgagccTGACACAAATTGCTTCTCGTTTCGTACTTTCCAATTCTCGAGTATCTTctgtcatttttcttttttctttctttctttctcaatgcTTCACAATACGAATGCTCGTAAAATATCGTCGCCAAAATACGTACAattcgagagagatagaaacagagatagatagagatagagagagagagagagagagagagagagagagaaagagagagaacgagat contains these protein-coding regions:
- the LOC127068904 gene encoding neuromodulin isoform X1 yields the protein MGCNTSKESVQPAAEEAKEDVKNGDIPKVNDTENSSKETKAEETSKGDKSEDKKEEDSEKVEEKEEDVSDQHKVEAATRIQAAFRGHHARKSMKETDTSKQQTGTNKSESEPTKEELQQEFRADDKELCDAATKIQASFRGHMSRKEQAASALVKSAGEIVENAASKIEKKVEDAVNELEGIDLTDPDLHKAATKIQASFRGHKVRQEVSVAPTTEAEDKK
- the LOC127068904 gene encoding neuromodulin isoform X2; amino-acid sequence: MKGGKRYKEKVSCELLLSHYIPKVNDTENSSKETKAEETSKGDKSEDKKEEDSEKVEEKEEDVSDQHKVEAATRIQAAFRGHHARKSMKETDTSKQQTGTNKSESEPTKEELQQEFRADDKELCDAATKIQASFRGHMSRKEQAASALVKSAGEIVENAASKIEKKVEDAVNELEGIDLTDPDLHKAATKIQASFRGHKVRQEVSVAPTTEAEDKK